One Akkermansiaceae bacterium genomic region harbors:
- a CDS encoding DUF1788 domain-containing protein — MRRTISTGFDPVYYMVFHPSEILEVRRLLPTWKLKLGAEFEVAELSMAKLIPRLIQEDPLYEINLDNENNSDTTVQDINETLRGSLGVGADGQPEAEAPVLEAFSEALTKAKELTNGVLLITDVEAIHPYIRIGAIEQVLQGKFECPVIVFYPGVRTGKFGLKFLGIYPDDGNYRSVHVGG, encoded by the coding sequence GCCGCACCATCAGCACTGGCTTTGACCCCGTTTACTATATGGTTTTCCATCCATCGGAAATCCTGGAGGTCCGTCGTTTGCTCCCGACCTGGAAGCTGAAACTAGGTGCTGAATTTGAAGTCGCCGAGCTGTCGATGGCCAAGCTCATCCCCCGGCTGATCCAGGAAGATCCCCTCTACGAGATCAACCTGGACAATGAAAACAACAGCGACACCACCGTCCAAGACATCAACGAAACTCTTCGTGGCTCACTGGGTGTGGGTGCTGACGGCCAGCCCGAAGCAGAAGCCCCGGTTCTAGAAGCGTTCTCCGAGGCTCTTACCAAAGCCAAAGAGCTGACGAACGGCGTGCTGCTCATCACCGATGTTGAGGCGATCCATCCCTACATCCGTATCGGCGCGATCGAACAGGTTCTCCAAGGTAAGTTTGAGTGCCCGGTGATCGTTTTTTACCCAGGCGTCCGGACTGGTAAATTCGGACTCAAATTCCTCGGCATCTATCCCGACGACGGAAATTACCGCTCAGTCCACGTTGGCGGCTAA